A genomic segment from Halomicroarcula saliterrae encodes:
- a CDS encoding DsbA family oxidoreductase yields the protein MSDQQANERIVVYSDYVCPFCYLGRASLDQYRAGRDAPLEIDWRPFDLRSQQRREDGTIDHSVDTGKDEAYFEEAKQGVRRLQEKYDVEMDLEIATDIDSLPAQVVSYALKERENYETWLAFDEAVFEALWRDGRDIGDADVLADIAADAGVDPETVEEILADDGARSAVREQFRQARQQGVTGVPTFAYDGYAARGAVPPAQLERLVDGV from the coding sequence ATGAGTGACCAGCAGGCCAACGAGCGGATAGTCGTCTACTCGGACTACGTCTGTCCGTTCTGTTATCTCGGCCGGGCGTCGCTGGACCAGTACCGGGCGGGCCGTGACGCGCCCCTCGAAATCGACTGGCGACCCTTCGACCTCCGGAGCCAGCAGCGCCGCGAAGACGGCACCATCGACCACAGCGTCGACACCGGCAAAGACGAGGCGTACTTCGAGGAGGCCAAACAGGGCGTGCGCCGCCTCCAGGAGAAGTACGACGTGGAGATGGACCTCGAAATCGCGACCGACATCGACTCGCTGCCGGCACAGGTCGTCTCCTACGCGCTCAAGGAACGGGAGAACTACGAGACGTGGCTGGCCTTCGACGAGGCCGTCTTCGAGGCGCTGTGGCGGGACGGGCGCGATATCGGGGACGCCGACGTGCTCGCCGACATCGCCGCCGACGCCGGGGTCGACCCGGAGACGGTCGAGGAGATACTCGCAGACGACGGGGCCCGGAGCGCCGTCCGCGAACAGTTCCGACAGGCCCGCCAGCAGGGCGTCACCGGCGTGCCGACGTTCGCATACGACGGCTACGCCGCTCGCGGGGCGGTGCCACCGGCACAGCTGGAGCGACTGGTCGACGGCGTCTGA